Part of the Methanobacterium bryantii genome, ATTACTTTTTATCTATTTTTAGGAGATATGCAAAAAGCAGTTTTAGTGAATATAACTAAAAAATGGTTAATTTTAAAGCAATTAATTTTTAATTCAGCCTAATTTAAATTGAAAAAGCGCATTCAAATAATAAACTATCATTTTAAAATAAAAATTTAAATAACTCAAGCCACTTTAAATATTTGAAAGTTGAAATAAATATTATAAAAATAAACGATGGGTGAGATGATAATTGTTGTTTGATGTTTATCGTTTATTTTTACTTTAAACTAATCTTGATTAATTAAAGGTGATACTTGATGATACCAATTGCTAAACCATTTATTGGTGATGAAGAAATTAAGGAAGTAGAGGCTGTTTTAAGATCTGGATTCATTGCACAAGGGCCAAAAGTTGCTGAATTCGAAGAAAAGTTTGCAGAATATATTGGCACTAGACATGCTGTTGCTACAAGTTCTGGGACCACAGCATTACATGTTGCCATTCTTTGTGCTGGAATTGGTAAAGGCGATGAAGTAATAACCACTCCGTTTTCCTTTGCTGCAACAGCAAATTCTGTCCTTTATGCTGGTGGAAAACCTGTATTTGTGGATATAGACCCTAAAACATACAATATAAACCCTGAAAAGATCGAGGAAGCTATAACAGATAAAACAAAGGCTATATTACCGGTTCATTTGTACGGACAGCCTGCAGATATGGATCAGATATGTAAAATAGCGGAAGATCATGACTTAAAAATAATAGAAGACGCTGCACAGGCTCATGGAGCTATTTACCACGGTAAAAAAGTAGGGTCTATTGGAGATATGGCGTGTTTCAGTTTTTATCCTACAAAAAATATTACCACTGGTGAAGGCGGTATAATAACCACTGATGATGATGCATTTGACAAAGATGCACGTGCTATACGGGCTCATGGTGAAAGTGAAAGATATGAACATGTTACATTGGGATATAACTTTAGAATGACTGATATCGCAGCAGCAATAGGTGTAGTTCAAATTAAACGGCTTGAAGAGTTCAATGAGAAAAGAATAGAAAATGCAGAATATTTAACTGAGCATATAAATTCAATTGAAGGGATTGAATCACCATATGTGGCTGAAAATGTCAGGCATGTGTTCCATCAGTACACAGTAAGGGTAGAAAATGGTAAAAGAGATGAACTAAAGGAATTTTTAAACAATGAAGGAATTGGAACTGGAGTTCATTATCCTAGGACTATATACAACCAAAAACTTTATGAAGATTTAGGATACACAGCCGATTGTCCTGAAGCGGAAAAAGCAGCGGCTGAAGTTTTATCTCTCCCTGTAAATCCTACCTTAACTGCTGAAGATTTTGGAAAAATAGTATCTGTACTTCAAGATGCTTCAGATAAAATTTTTAAATAATTTAAAGATTTTATTTTTTTTGGTAAATCTGGTTAATTATTTTTTAGTAAAATATAACTTTATTTTTACTTGTTTTTTGAAAAATAGTTATTTAGAATATTTATTTTTAATATTATCACGTTTTATGATTTATTTTTTAAATAGGGATGTGCTTTAAATAATTATTAATACTTAATTATTAAAAAGTATTAATTTTTATAGAACTTATTATATAATAATTGTATGGTGTGGAGTGAAGGAAAATGCTGTGCATTTTCCTGAACCCCAAAATTTTCGTTAAAAAATTTTGGATGTTCTCAAAAATTCATAGAATTTAGAGAACCCCAAAAAAATAGAAAATTTTTTTGGAGGTTGATAACGTGGTTTTTGAAAATGTGCAACAAGGCCTTACAGATTC contains:
- a CDS encoding DegT/DnrJ/EryC1/StrS family aminotransferase; the protein is MIPIAKPFIGDEEIKEVEAVLRSGFIAQGPKVAEFEEKFAEYIGTRHAVATSSGTTALHVAILCAGIGKGDEVITTPFSFAATANSVLYAGGKPVFVDIDPKTYNINPEKIEEAITDKTKAILPVHLYGQPADMDQICKIAEDHDLKIIEDAAQAHGAIYHGKKVGSIGDMACFSFYPTKNITTGEGGIITTDDDAFDKDARAIRAHGESERYEHVTLGYNFRMTDIAAAIGVVQIKRLEEFNEKRIENAEYLTEHINSIEGIESPYVAENVRHVFHQYTVRVENGKRDELKEFLNNEGIGTGVHYPRTIYNQKLYEDLGYTADCPEAEKAAAEVLSLPVNPTLTAEDFGKIVSVLQDASDKIFK